GACTATTTGATGTAGTAGGACTCCATTGTTGAAAAGTGGGGGGACAATGTACCCATTCTCTGCCTCCCTTGCTGTCCTTGTAGGTGGCATCCTTTGGCTTTAGGGTCCAAACTTTATTAAACAGAATGCatgtggaaccccccccccccaaaaaaaaaaaaaatgatgactacctcgtctcttggaataacaacGTCTATGGTTGTTACAACTGCATTTTGCCACCCCTCTCTAATGTGGGGACCATGGTGCCATCCTCACTATTGAACAGTTTCATTTCCTTCGGCTGCTACTATTTACCATGACTTGCAGatggtgagtcacaataacgtgactaaagatatgatgaccaaaccacacaccagaagatgaagagacgacgtttcggtccgtcctgaactattatcaagtcgattgtgacttgaaaaGTTCATTACCACAATCTACTTGAtaatggaccgaaacatcgtcacttCATCTTCTGGTTCCCTCTTACTGTCGTgcgtatccttgttgaatgtcctgccttccaggacgagcatctgtcttgctttccgaccgtccctcgtggtcacatgtcccttgatagaattattggtgaatcggatacttttcatATTGTTCGCCatgtgcgtttctgttctcgtactggcatccttggtgatatttagcgctctgattattccgcatatttgatggtgctacatagccttcccggtttggtgccttcttttgataattacttgcttcatcttctagtgtgtggtttagtcatcatTGTTCTATGATCTGTTTGTCCCCACTATGTGTCCTATATATTTATCTTATGATGACCTTACCTGCTGTGATTTGCAGACACCTTGTTGACTGATGTCAGTGTTACCTTTAATCCCATCTGGGCTGTCACACGCACCATTGAAGCCCCTTCTAAGAAGGTAGCAGACGACCTAGCTGCTTGCTACAtacccttcccagcttggtgccttatgATAATTACTTACCTAGCTGCTCTGTCCTGCATTGGTGAGATTCCAGTTAGTTTTCAAAAGTGTTAAATGTCAATATCGGTAGTCATTCTTCCGTCCCATGTTGCGATTGGGAACACGGGCCTTTTAAGACTAACGCgaaaattgatgaagattaagccactcaagaggtggcacgggcatggatAGCTCGTAAAATATGAAAATGTTTATTAAATCCTTGAAACCCAAGGTTTTGAGAGTAATGTATCCTCCAGATTGATACTTCATTCGGCCACATCTCGTGGTTGTCATCGATCCCTCGAGATGTTAGGATCACTTTCGATAGTCGATCCGGTCTAtggtaattcttgctggtgccagatgctctgttcagGAATGTGCCTGCTCCATACTTTTGCAGCGGGTACTGGAAATGGGCATGGAACGTCAAAGTGTGGTAGCAATTGGGTGTTCTTTTTGCACCTTGTGTGATGATTCCTGACCATTCTAGGTCAATTGTTGCTATCCCTATGATTACTGAATCAACTGCAGTGATTCCCTTTCCCTTGCTCACACATGCACTATATTTTTGAATAAGTTATCCTCACCTTTAAACAGAGATCATAATACCCTGTATATCTTTCCCCGAGGTAAGACACCCTGTGTCTAACGTCTTTCCTCCTTTTCTGACATGACTTATGCGATGAGTTGCACTCTTCTACCAAACTCTTCTCCCCTTCCTCAGTTCCACAACAGTTAACAAGCCTTAAactcaacacctccaccaactcccttcctcctctCGCTCCTATACTGTCTGAATTCTGAAGCCAAGGGTATGTTCTTCTGGTATCCCCGGCCTGTGCTTCCACCCTTCCTTACAGGCTGAATGAGGCCTCGTTATACATGCGATGGAaagtatagtagtagtaggcatcaatCAGTCTCTATGAAGTTGCGCTATGGAggcctctccagggtgcaaagtcagggtaggttgatacagaaacgctgttacccaagcagcatgtccccccacccctctccaagGCGCCGAAAATCTCcagtggaaaggcaaacgccaatacgattggttccagcgccgtcgcaggaactgcgaGCTTCAGAGTTGACCTCAAGGTTGGTCAAAAAAGGCACAACAAAAGATTCAGGCGAAAGATGGATGATCATCATTTaagaaagaaggcacagggactccatacCCGGaggccgccgtggtcggggccggaaaaGAACCATCccatcaagggcaagaacgaccacagtctcctgaagcagagcaccgcacgagccccaggaggtggacgtcccggtcccgcacctacgggttcctgacagagtTCGTCATAGCACTCTTTCACacgaggccggcttccttcaagGCCAAGCAGAAGGAAGAGATCTTGGATTttgatactgccgtttggcattccAATTCAACAGTCAGGATTGTTACGACgtttggcgcacatatcgcctttttTTCAACTCAATATATGCTTTGatttcaattagtattaagttctagtctTAAGTTTTTTTTCGCACCTTGCCCGAATTGTGGGGTtccgtccctgagcccattatgtgcctctgtaaccctttccactaccgcccacaagatgggtatggggtgcataataaatgaactaaactaactaaaccttgcccgaaacgctgtgcgtaatagtggctttaggcattgtatgtactagctctatctataaatccaacattatgtttgttaaCTCACctagtatgtatgtactttacccgaATACATAtttgatttattagggtttatgtttagcatgtttagggatattAAAATTTTTGCAGTGAATCGAAGCAATTGCCTATATAATTGTCACAGAATTGTAGTTAGCTTAACAtttaatttattggagaacgatttCTTCTGATTTACATTTTGATTTGGCCCAGAAagcaaattttaattttttttttttttttttttttttttgagatatatacaagagttgttacattcttgtacagccactagtacgcgtagcgtttcgggcaagtccttaatcctatgatccctggaatacgatcccctgccgcgaagaatcgttttttcatccaagtacacattttactgttgcgttaaacagaggctacagttaaggatttgcgcccagtaaatcctccccggccaggatacgaacccatgacatagcgctcgcggaacgccaggcgagtgtcttaccactacaccacggagactgcgaatTATGTAATAAGGGGCGAGCGAGTGTGCGCTACTGTTGAGCGAGGATGTTGGCTACACTGTCTGAGGTAAACACGGTGTTAGGTTGCTGTCATGCAGGAGCAGCTTCTGAAATTTTCAGCCGCGAGCACGTATTTTTCCTTTGAAAGGCATTGATTTACGTCAACATTCACGGACGTTATTCAAGAAATTTAAAGTCTAATTTGTTGTAGCTCTTAAAttgccaaccaccaccatcacatttCGTGGGAACTGAACCTGTCATCGAAGAGGATGAGCAACAAGGCCTTCAAAAGCTAGGTATAGAAATCAAGAAAAGAAGCAGCTATTTCTCAGGCTTCATGTAAACCAATTCATATAGGGTGTAATACTGTCATGGCTGTCTCCACAAGTACCCCTAAAGTGCCAGAATACATATTTGCTGAAAAAATTGGCTCTGGGAGCTTTGCTGATGTGTATAAAGCATTTAAgaaaggaaaaacaagagaggtgGCCGCTATAAAATGTGTCCTTAAGTCAAACCTGTCAAAGACAGCACTTGACAACTTAATATCTGAAATTAAGATACTGAAAGAGCTAAAACATGAACATATTGTAGAAATGAAAGACTTTATTTGGGATGACAGATTTATATATATCATAATGGAATACTGCAGTGGTGGAGATCTTTCAAATTTTGTGAAGTCTCGCAGGCGACTGTCTGAAACTGTATGCCAGAGGTTTCTCCAGCAGTTAGCTTCAGCTCTCAAGTATATGAGAGAGAAAAAGGTCAGCCACTTTGATCTGAAACCTTCAAATATTCTATTAACTTCTAGAAATAATCCCGTCCTTAAAATTGGAGATTTTGGACTTGCTCAGCACATGCCAGAAGATGACACTAACTGCACCATCAAAGGAAGTCCACTCTACATGGCACCCGAGATAGTTCTCAAAAGGCAATATGATGCCAAAGTGGATATCTGGTCAGTGGGTGTCATACTGTATGAATGTCTCTTTGGAAAAGCACCATATTCTTCTAAAACAATGGATGAATTaattgaaaaaattaaaaaggaCAAACCTATTGATGTGCCCTATGGAACCAATATTTCTCAGGAGTGCCGAAATCTATTACAAAGTTGCTTGGAGCGGGATGTGAGCAAAAGAATTGACTTTGAAAGATTCTTTTCTCATTCTTTTGTTGATCTGGAACACAAACCATGTCCAGAAAATATGACAAAGGCTACTGATCTTCTCACCATGGCAGTAAATTTTGATGAATGTCAGGAGTATGAACAAGCTtttaggtatgtatgtatgtaattaccttttgcattaaaatatttaaatcagGTTTGAAATTCACTTACACATCTTctaatttaaataatttattatttttcaCTATCAGTAAAAGTCAATAGTGttaattcacaatcgacttgagaatggtccaggacggaccgaaacgtcgtcgtcccttcaacttctagtgtgtggtctggtcaacatacttcaaccacgttattgtgactcatcgcctgcatgttaattcattatatttcaatacactgtgagacctgcagttattttttttttagcatacAGTATAGTGTACATAAATACTGTACATATGTATAGTATTTGGTTTATGTATCAGAAATTAAACTTCAGAAGAAATTCTTCAGTGGTATTTTATACAGTATGTGTGTTATTTTGTCATCTACAATGTACAGTAAAACTTAAATATGTGCTTGTGAAGCTTGTATTCTTCAAGGGTTAAAGTTAAACAAGTTTATGGAAGTTGTACAGTATAGGTATAAAAGCCAATCCTCCTCCAATTTTCATACACTTTGTATATACATTGCCATACCTAAACGTTTATcatagtgtgtgtggtgcactTGCACCTTGGAGCAGTCTGTACCATTTTGATATTTtaataaatacagtacagtaattgatTCCTGATTGTTTTATGCCAAAGTCATTACCCTAAGAGTTTTGTAATTATTTGTTACTGCTATTTTAGCATTCAAGATTGCATTTAAATTGTTCTGCCATAGAAGTGCAGTTAACTTAGTAATGAAGCTTAAGCCACTgatttttctttttaattttaaTACTTTTGTTTATCTTCAGACACTATTGTCAAGCACTGCAGTACCTTGTCCCAATACTCCATGTAGAGAGCAATGCAAGTAAACGAGTTGTTCTACGACGAAAGATTTCAGAGTATTTGAATCGAACTGAAGACCTCAAGAAAATCATAAATAATGAAAGTGATGCTTTAAAAAATATTAAGATTCCAACAATCCAGATGCGTGAATCTGTTGGTTATGCGGAGTACAGAGGAAATCGTGAAGAACTTTTGAGGATGACGGCAACAACCCCACAGATTCACAGTGCTATAGAAATTGCAGCATCAGGAGAGTTATATACACGCGAAGGAAACTATGCCAtagcttttgaaaagtatcaaCTCGCGTTGGGTAAGTTGTTAGAACTCTTACAAAGTGAGCCAAAAGGACGGAGGAAAGACCTACTTAGAGAAGAAGTCACACGATGGATGTCGCAAGCTGAATTCCTAAAAGAAGTGCTTAATAAAGACTCGCCTCAAGCCAGTGTTAGTGAAGAAATATTTGTTGAGGGTGATGATAAAAATTGTTCTATTCAATGACAAATTCTGCTTATCATTGTAGAAGCTTAAAGAATGCTTCTAAAATCCATTTGCCATTTATTACCACTTACATTTAGTTCAAACAAATATAATGTTTCTAATACTCTAGGCTATACAATAGCTGTTTGTTATTACCAATGGGTAAGAATGCTTTCCAAATATTAATTAAGCCTTTAAGTTTAACAGTTGATTacaaattatttttattaatttatatactgtacttgCACTTTAAAAGTTACAAAAAATGTAttagagtacagtattgtaattGCTGTATCTTATTTTTATTGATCAACTAATAATGGTTTTAATGCATGTTATCAGATTAtacactaaattaaaaaattttaattttgaaaTTTTTTTGTTGCAGTTTAAACAGAAAATTAACTTTCCTCAGGAAAATAGCCTATGCTCATTATCCCTTGTATACATTAGCTTGATCATAAACCATAATAAAGTATTAATTTGTAACTAGATGTTTCATGTCAAGATATTATTTTATTGTTATTTCAAAACAAGTAAACAAGTGATAAAGGGTAGATGCATTAGCAGAAATGTTTGTCATAAAATTTTCATAATGGTTTACCTGTATTAACCaattgcctttttttttttaatttataataaaaattaaaatatatacgCCTGTTGAAAAATCACCTTTATTATAACTTGGTGGGAAAAATTTCCTTGATTTTCAGTGTATAATACATAGAAGTCTTAAAAGTTTAAAATTTCCCTTAATATCAGCAGCTAATTCTCCAGCTTCATGAACACAACATAATGTTATGTTGTGTAACTTTTACAAATTACAGGCAGTATACTGTAAAGTATTTGTAATTATTCTTACATTATGTTCATCATATAAGTGCCGTTGACAGCCTGTATGAAGTTTGTGTAATACTGTATAAACatgtaaatatttaaaaaattacaatacagtactgtttTCTGCAAATTGCATTAGCTACCTATTCCATGtaataatataaattactatAGTATTGTTATATGAGGTAGTAGATGATTATAGTACTGTATACTGATACTGTATTTGTGTGAAAAAAATTTATTCCAATACAAATTTTGCACATCAATCTCAGGATAGTGATTATTTAAGGAATGGAATACACaataatttaaaattaaaatttgtAATCAAGACAGTGAAAGGATTGAATGTGAAGATGTTATTTGTATTGGAGGCAAGAAGGTATATACAATTTATAATAACTTTTGGTAAGCATATATAAGTTAGTGTGTAAAAGGGagatgcatgcatatatatagaaGCATGTTAGAAAAAAAGGGCAGATGCAGAGAGTAAAGTGCTGTACCGTATAGAAAAAAATAAGCCATCACTAGAAAGGGAACTGCCTTGTCATCTGCTATCTTATATAACAATGCTAAAGTAATTTATATTATAACCCTGGCACTTCTTCCATGAGCAACCAAAGCTAGTCAGCATATTATCTGTATAACTTCAAAATCTATTTAAATTCAATTCTTAATCATTTGTTACCCCCTTATTAATAAGGTTGAAAAATCCTTGATAagtatatacagtataacaaTGTGATACATACCTGGATTatcatgttaaagattaatatagaTAATATAACTGAAAAGATGTAGCCTGAGATGTTTAGTTATGAAGCCAATTTAGCTCTGTTAATGTTCATTAGATTGTGCCATTAAGTGTGACTTTATTTTGTTATTGTATATAAACTGTTAAGCAGTTTAGtaattgattttatatattttcccATTGAATTATGCTTCATTTTATAACTACTGTACTTTATTTAGCCTTATGAAAGTTATCAGGATTACAAAGATTTGATGTCATGCTGCTGGGTAATTGAAATGTACTCTTGGCTGTTAAATAAGCAGAAAATTTAAGGATCAAAATAGAGAATGAAAGCAAATTAGACCATGATAGCTTTAGGGAGTCATCACTTGTGCTATGTTATTACAGATAAGCTTACCTATATTTTTCTGGCAGGTTGTGCCAGGGGGATGTACACTTCCTATAAAAAGTGACAAGATTAATACAATGAAATTAGAACCACAGTAGAGCAATATGAATATGCTTGAATACAATGTATCAGTACTGTATTAACCTGATACCCACAGTTGCATACTAGTCAGTATCAGCGGTCAGACTTAAATGTTACTATGAACAAACTTTCTTAATTATTCATGGTTTTTACCTTACAGTATATTAATTCCACATTACCTGTAATTTTGTAAGTTTGCATCCAAAAAATGTATCATAGATTGGTGTACAGTTGATAAAAAAATGTAAatgcataatatttatatttactgTTATGCTTGGTTTCTAAATGGCAATTCACATTGTATTTCTTTAGTACTCTCACACTTCCGTTGCAAATCAAGTACTGTACACTGCTTTTCCATCCACATTGGTAAACAAAAAACTAATTAAGGGTTCATTCCATGTTGTATCTTCCGTATTCTGCTTGCATATGGAAGATACAACTTTACATTTAAGTAGTCGGGCACCACTTGGAAcactgaccatccaagtggtgcCCGCCCACTTAGATGGTTGGCATTCAATCCCtggctgtccaagtggttggactccaTTCCTTTCCATGTTCCATCCCATGTCCTTATCCTTATcctttccaagtgttatataggtagttgtaatggcttgactCTTTCTCATGATAGTTCCCATCCCTTCCATGTTGTATATTCCATATTCTGCTTTCTTCCTCTTAGATTCACCCATTTTCACTTAAACATTATGGTCTGAGGGCACATATTTGTACTCCCAGCACAAATATTGAATTTGCACACGAGTACAAATTCTCAAAAACCACTGAGCTTCTCGAGTGTTGATGCTGGCACCCAGGTCAGTGTGGGACATGATATTAAAGTGTTGGGTGTAGCCATCCATGTCATATGGTCAAGAATGGTTTCTTAGATAAGAGTTTACTGACCTCTTTTTACTTAATCCATAATCCTAATCCCTGTGGACAACCATACTTTGGGTATTCACAAGGCCAGGTCAAAAGGTGATGAGCTGGTATTTCGGCTATGTGTGGCCTCCTCCCATATAATGAACCTTCTTAAGATAAAATATTAAATTCTTCATGGCCACATATAACAGTGGGCAACATAAATAATCTggtaggcaaattttggctccagGGCAACTTCTTATGGATGTAACCCACAATAAttacctaactcctgggtaccaatTTGCTGTTATGGACTGCTAATTCAATAGACATTTAGTGTAATGAAAACTTGGTTCTTGCCTTTTACCATATGAGTTAGACAGCATAACTTCTGGTCTCTTGTTAATCACCAAATGATATTACTGTACTATACTTCTATAGCAGCAATATCAATGTCTTAATTAGAAAGAAATTTGACATGCTAAGCAACATACAAAAAAGTAAAATGTGCTGTCTTGCATTTCAAAtcgcctctttttttttctttgttttccttttaatgttcatgtgtgtgtgtgtatgtgtgtgcgcgcaTTTACATGactaaatttacctgagggccaccatatcTAGTGGGCTCAATGGGCAACGGGGATAGGAAGCCAGCAACTTATTAAAGGGCCCTCCCATTATTCCTGAAGATTTTTTTATGTTGAATTTTGAACGGAagcaatgtcttggcatttatggctttggaGGGCAAGTGATTTAGAGAGTTTATTACCCTTTGGGTATTACAAAATCTGTCCTAAATTATGGCcatttgagcttgaagctgttgtctcAGTATGTATTATGTTGGAACTTTTAAGGAATTAGTCAGGATTAATATCATAATGATTCATCCAATATATTGTATCATGGTTAAAACTCCTCATTGTAAAAGCTTGGGCTTCAATGACTGCCTTTTATCATATGCAGTATATGTATGTACTGTTTACAGCCATAGGCTACATATGTAAATTGTTTGTTATGATTATAGATTTAATCatgtttgtcatttaattatttaattttataaatTGTTAAAGAGTCCTGTTCCCTTGTCACAGTATTTCTAAGTTTATGATAATGGTGTACCATTGTCAGTGACAAACTTTGTTAGGCTCATCGAGGTCCCGATTCATCACCCAACCATTAACTATCTAGAGATAATGGTGTTATCTGACTGACTATGTACATATCCACTGCACCACCTCATTCCAAATACCATGTATACTGTAATTAGATTTGTTGCCTTAATTGATTTTATGTGTTGAATATTGTTTGCATGTGTTCTTAACAGACAGTCTTATGCTATACAATATTTCATAAAAATTTTGTACATACTGTACTCTATTATCTTTGTTGACAGACTGTcattcaaataaaaaataaaattattagTTTCCAGTAATAATAAAAGATCTTTAAGATAATGTATTGTATTTGATTGCTTCCTTTGATAGAGTGATCCACTGCAGTGTCAGAATCACATTACCGATGCTACCCATTTCTGAAAgcttttccactaccgcctacaggaagggtatggggtgcataataaatgagctaAACTGAACAAGGACATAGGCATAATACTGGGAGTCAGTGGGAAAAACCAACATGCCAAAAGTTTGAACCTTACACCCAGAGATAGATTTTAGTAGCaaaaaatatacagtactgtagtcaGCTTACAGAGTTTGCATGTGTATTattggaatatttttttttttttactaggcATTTGCTAGTGTAATTACCTGTGCATACATGAGTATGCACAGATAATTACACTGAGTATACACTCATGTATACCTGTGCATGCATGAGTATGCACAGGTTTTAGGAAAATCTTGAAACTATGAGCTATGATTATGCAATAATGctaagaattattatcattgtgtcatatacagtactgtattaatttTGCAGAGAATTTAAGGACTAGTCCTTTAGAATATAACTTGAATTTATgatttaaaaataatatttatgGGCTCaatgaaatgcagaatagaatttGATACAGTACACAAATTTTATTATAATAATCATGGGTATTTTTAAATTAACAATGGTTAAAGGATGTAAGGTATAAGTTATAAATTTTGGTAACTAATGACCATGAGTAAATAATTATGTAGGATACATGGACTTTGCTGAAGCTTTtcataaggtaccacatgaagtactaccaaggaaattacaggcacatggaataaatgatAAAATACTAGAGTGGATGAAATGattaaaacatgaaaaaaatcggtTTTGCTAAACAgaaatgaatctgactggagaaatgagGTAAGTTTGTAAACTGTAGGTGGTAAATGCGGGGTGACACTGGATGGGGGCAGtgaaattatctaagtgtagttacaggatgagagccaagCTCGTGGtggcccatcttcccagtactctttgtcgcataacgctttgaaactacagtacagtactgtactgacggtttggcctccaccatcttctcacttaacttgttccaaccgtctaccattctgcaaaagaaaactttctaatatttttggcACCTCTGTTtctttagcttgaatc
The DNA window shown above is from Procambarus clarkii isolate CNS0578487 chromosome 21, FALCON_Pclarkii_2.0, whole genome shotgun sequence and carries:
- the Aduk gene encoding serine/threonine-protein kinase ULK3; this encodes MAVSTSTPKVPEYIFAEKIGSGSFADVYKAFKKGKTREVAAIKCVLKSNLSKTALDNLISEIKILKELKHEHIVEMKDFIWDDRFIYIIMEYCSGGDLSNFVKSRRRLSETVCQRFLQQLASALKYMREKKVSHFDLKPSNILLTSRNNPVLKIGDFGLAQHMPEDDTNCTIKGSPLYMAPEIVLKRQYDAKVDIWSVGVILYECLFGKAPYSSKTMDELIEKIKKDKPIDVPYGTNISQECRNLLQSCLERDVSKRIDFERFFSHSFVDLEHKPCPENMTKATDLLTMAVNFDECQEYEQAFRHYCQALQYLVPILHVESNASKRVVLRRKISEYLNRTEDLKKIINNESDALKNIKIPTIQMRESVGYAEYRGNREELLRMTATTPQIHSAIEIAASGELYTREGNYAIAFEKYQLALGKLLELLQSEPKGRRKDLLREEVTRWMSQAEFLKEVLNKDSPQASVSEEIFVEGDDKNCSIQ